The genomic DNA ACCCTTGGCCAGTTTGGGGTCTTCGACTTGCTCGCACAGGGCGACGGTTCGTCCCGCACGGAGGAGTTTGGCGATGTAATTAGTGGCGGCATGATAGGGGACACCGCAGAGAGGGATCGGGGTTTCGCTGGATTTATCGCGTGATGTCAGCGCAATGGAGAGAAGTTTGGACGCCTCCACCGCGTCCTCCTGGAACATTTCATAGAAATCGCCGACACGGAAAAAAAGGATGGCATCGCGATAGGCCTGCTTGATGTCGCGATACTGCCGCATTAATGGGGTGCCGTCGGCGTCACCCATCGGAGGGCTCTCCCTCAGCGGGAATGTCCGAAGACGTCCCCACGCGGCGGGCAGCCTTGTCGAGGGCTTGTCGGAGGCGCTCCAGATCCACCTCGGCCTCCTGCAGCGCCTTGGTTTTGCGCCGGAGTTCGATGCGGCCGCGTACCCAGGCCGGAAACAGCAGAATCCCGGACACTAACAGTCCGACGCCGAAGGCCGCCAGAATCGGTTTATAGATCAGGATTGAGGCGGATCGAAGACCGAAAAAATACCGCAGAGTGACTTCCTGCTCCTGGTTCTGCAAAAAAAACGACAGCGCGAGTAGCAGCAGCGTTCCCACCAATATCAATCGGATCAATGCGAGGCCCTCCTTGGCCGGTTCAATTGTACACGGGTTTGCTGAGCCGCTCTAGTGGGGCGATTTGCGGAGAGCCGGGAGCGAAGCGCGTCCAGCAGACGCCGTGCAGCAGGGCCTCTGGCTGTGAGAATTGCGCGGCGGGCCGCCGGGGGGCGGTGCGACAAGTGGACATCGAGCCGGTCCGACGGAAGACCGTCGCCCCACCGATCGGCCCATTCGATCGCAGTGACAGTGTGGCCGTCTAAGTAGTCGTTGAGTCCGGTATCTTCGAGTTGGGCGGCGGTCAGGCGGTAGAGGTCGGAGTGGACCAATGGAAGGCGTCCCCGGTATTCGTGGATGAGTGTAAACGTCGGGCTGCTCACGTCCGTCGGTTCGGCGAGCAGCCCGTCGGCGATGCCTTTGACCAGTGAGGTTTTGCCTGCTCCCAGTTCGCCGAACAGGGCGAGAACTTCGCCTCCCTGGAGGAGTGTGCCCAGGCAACGTCCCAGGCGGTGCGTGTGTTTCGGAGATCGAAGCACAATGTGCCACGGTTTGCCGATAGGGGGAGACCCCGCGGTTGTTTGCCTGAGAGGTGCCGCAGGTGATGGCACCGGCTTAGGTGTGTGTGGTCGGCGCGAGGGCATGGGGGATGTGCTGAATGAGATCACTCGCAATCATGCCGGCTTGGCCGAGATGCTGCGCGGCCAAATCTCCGGCCAAACCATGAAAGTATGTCGCCGCGCAGGCGGCGTCCCAAGGGGCCAAGCCTTGCGCGAGTAGCCCGCCGACCATGCCCGTCAAGACATCACCGGTACCGGCGGTGGCCATTCCGGGATTGCCGGTCGGGCAGATGGCTGCCAGGCCATCCGGGCGCGCAATCACCGTGCGGGCTCCTTTGAGGATGACAAAGACGCCGCGTTCCCGCGCAAATCTGGTGGCCGTGCCAAGACGATCTTCATTGACCGATTGCGTGGTTGCCTCGGTTTCCAACCTGGCCATCTCGCCTGGATGAGGAGTGATAATCGGCGGTCGCTTGCACTCGGTCAGTAACGAGGATTTCCCCGCCAATGCATTCAACGCATCGGCATCGAGTACGCAGGGCTTGTCGATTCGCTTCACGAGTTCCTGTACCAGGTCGACGGTCTCGGGATGGGTGGTCAGGCCCGGTCCGATCGCGACGGCATCCCGGGCGCCGGCGAACGCGAGGAGGCGATCCAAACCGGAACGCGCGAAGGTCCGAGCTTTGGTTTCCGGCATCGGCAGTGTCATCACTTCGAGGAGTTTTGCTTCCAGAATATCATTGGCGCTCGAGGGAATTGCGGCCGTCACCAAGCCGGTTCCGATGCGCAGGGCTGAGAGTGCTGCCATGGCCGCCGCGCCTGTCTTGCCGACCGAGCCGGCGATGACGCCGAGGTGGCCGTAGGTGCCTTTGTGTGCCGAGGGGCGTCGTGGGGGGAGTGCCGCGCGAGCAGCCGTATCGGTCAGCAGCATCAACCGACTTCCGATGGCTTCGACAAAGGAGGCGGGAATCCCAATATCCACGAGTCGAACCGTTCCAGCGCAATCGATGCCGGATCCACTATAGAGCCCCGCCTTCGGCAATCCCAACGTCACCGTGAGATCCGCGCGCACGGCGGCTCCCAGCACCGCTCCTGTATCGGCATGCAGGCCTGATGGAAGATCGACGGCCACGGTCGGTCGGCCAACGGCGGTGATGGCTTCGATCGCATCACGATAGAGCCCGGTGACGGGGGTGGAGAGGCCGGTACCGAGAATCGCATCGACGAGAATGTCCCCGGTCGCCAACCGTTGTTGGATTGTCTCCACGTCGGCGGGGCATGTAACGGCCGATTTCCCTGCTGATCGGAGAAATCGCTGGTACATCGTCTTTGCATCGCGACTCAGATCCTCGGGGGACGCGAGCAGCAGGATGTGGACCTGGGCCTGTTTTCGTCGTAACAGCCGTCCGACGACAAAACCGTCTCCACCATTGTTCCCCTTGCCGCAGAGGATGATGACCGATTTCCCGGCAAGCGGTGCATATCGGGCCTCAAGGTGAGTGACGACCCCCGCTCCGGCTCGTTCCATCAGCGTCAGGGACGGCACCAAGGCTTCCGTAATTGTCCGCTGATCCAGGGCTCGCATTTGCTCGGCGGTCACGATCGGTATCATGGTGTTCTGTGACTCCCGGTCGGTTTCTCGCGGCGAGGGTGACAGGCCGTGTCGTGGGGATGGCCGGACTAGGCGATCAATTCCCTCATTTCTCGCACGGCCTGGACCAATCCGACCATGACGGATCGGGCGATGATGCTATGACCGATATTGAATTCCACAATTTCGGGCAACTTGGCGAGTCGTTTCACATTTTTGTAGGTTAAGCCGTGCCCGGCGTTCACGCCGAGACCGAGCTTGTACGCCAGTTTGGCTGCCTGGGTAATGGCCTCGAACTCCTCGTCTTCTTCCTTCGACCGCTTGGCGTTGGAGTAGCGGCCGGTATGTAACTCGACATAGGCCGCGCCGATTTTGTGCGCCGCCTTGATTTGATCGAGACTCGGCTCGACAAACAAGCTTGTGGGGATGCCTCCGTCGCGGAGCAGATCGACGATTTTCTGAATGCGATCGCGGTGATTAGCGACATCGAGACCGCCTTCCGTGGTCAGCTCCTGTCGGCGTTCCGGGACGAGTGTCACCAGGTCCGGTTTGACGCTCAGGGCGATCTTGGCCATGGCGTCGTCGGCGGCCATCTCCAGATCCAGCTTGGTTCGCACGATTTCCCGCAACATGGTGAGATCTCGATCTTGAATATGCCGGCGGTCTTCCCGAAGATGCACAACCAGGCCATCGGCGCCGGCCAATTCCACGAGAATGGCCGCGGTCAAGGGGTCGGGATCGGTCCCTCCTCGCGCCTGCCGGAGTGTCGCCACATGATCGATATTTACACCCAGTCGAGCCATTACGCCTCCGCAATTTCCCTGCAGATCATAGGGGAAAGATTTCGGAACTGGTCGAAAATCATAGACAATTCTCTGGTTGCTGAGGCATTATTAACAGAAGACGGTACGGGGGAGCAAGGAGGCAGATCGTGAGAGGCCTCACTGTTTTGAGTGTGACCACGATAGGGTGCCCACCCCCAAGTCCTGACAATCGTAGCGAAATTGACTCGTTTTGAGGCCTCCATTAAAATACGCCCCTTTCAGAGGCATGGCGACTGAACCTGTTCGGCAGAGGACCCGCCTGTAGGAGTCTGACAAATTCATGGCGATCGGCGACGGATTTTACCGCATTAAACGACTTCCCCCCTACGTATTTGCGCAAGTACAAACCCTGAAACTTGAGGCGCGTCAGCGGGGCGAGGATATCATCGACTTCGGCATGGGCAACCCGGATCAGCCCACGCCGCCTCATATCGTCGATAAATTGATCGAAGCATCGAGGAAGGCCAAAAACCATCGTTATTCAGCTTCACGCGGGATCACGAAGCTGCGTCATGCGATTACCGGTTGGTATAAGCGCAATTACGATGTGGATTTGGATCCTGAGACCGAAGCGATCGTGACGATCGGCTCCAAGGAAGGCATCGCCCACTTGGCGCTGGCTACGATCGGGCCAGGCGATGTGGTGTTGACGCCCACGCCCACCTATCCCATCCATATGTACAGTTTTATCATCGCCGGCGGGGAAGTGCGCGGGATTGAGCTGCGCCAGGACAGCGACTTTTTCGATGACCTGTTGCGCGTCTATCGCCAAACCTTGCCGCGTCCGCGTATTCTCGTGATCAATTTCCCGCACAACCCGACGACCGCCGTGGTCGATCTTGAGTTTTTCAAGAAGATCGTCGCGTTTGCCAAGGAACACGACGTGATCGTGATTCACGACTTGGCCTATGCCGATATCGCGTTCGACGGCTATAAGGCACCGAGCTTTCTGCAGGTGCCGGAGGCGAAGGATGTGGGTGTGGAGTTTTATACGCTGTCCAAGGCCTACAACATGCCCGGCTGGAGAGTCGGATTCTGTGTCGGCAACCGTGAAGTAGTCGGCGCGCTCGCCAAGCTGAAGAGTTATCTCGACTACGGAATTTTTCAGCCGATTCAGATTGCCAGTACCGTCGCGTTGAATGGGCCACAGGACTGCGTCAAGGAAGTCGTGCAGCGGTATCAAAACCGGCGCAATGTTCTCGTGAACGGGCTGAATCGTATCGGCTGGCCGGTGGCGTTACCCCGCGCGACGATGTTCGTGTGGGCCCGTATTCCGGACCCGTTCCGGCATATGGGGTCGCTGGAGTTTTCGAAGCTGCTTCTCCGGGAAGCCAAGGTCGCCGTATCGCCGGGAATCGGTTTCGGAGAAGGCGGAGACGAATTCGTGCGGTTTGCGCTGGTGGAAAATGAGCATCGCACCCGGCAGGCTTTGCGCGGGATCCGCAAAGTATTGAATTTGGATGACCAGGAATCATGAAGAGTGAGATCGGGGTCGGGTTAATCGGATTCGGAACGGTCGGCACCGGTGTGGCTCGTGTGTTGATCGAGAATGCTGAATTGATTCGTCGGCGGGTGGGTGTACCCGTCACGCTGGTTCGCATTGCGGACTTGGACATCACGCGCGATCGCGGCATTGCGATTCCGCCGGGCGTGCTCACGACGGATATCCAGCAAGTCCTCACGGATCCACGGGTGGATATCGTCATCGAGTTGATGGGCGGGTACGATCTCGCCAAGCGTGTGATTTTGGACGCCGTGCAACGAGGCAAACATGTGGTCACGGCTAACAAAGCCTTGCTGGCCGTGCATGGCGAAGAGATTTTTGCCGCGGCTTCGCGTCAAGGCATCGATCTCGGCTTCGAGGCGAGCGTGGGGGGTGGAATTCCGGTCATCCGCGCATTGATGGAAGGATTGGCCGCGAACAATATCCAGTCGATTTACGGCATCATCAACGGCACCTCGAATTATATTCTTAGCCGAATGACCAGTGAAGGCCAGCGTTTCGACGTGGTGCTGGAAGAGGCGAAACGCGCCGGTTATGCCGAGGCTGACCCCACCTTCGATGTGGCGGGAATTGATTCGGCTCACAAGCTGACCATCATGGTCAGCTTGGCCTACGGGACACCCGTCAATTTCAAAGAGATCTATACCGAAGGTATCACCGGGCTTACGCCGCTCGATATTGCTTATGCGAAGGAGTTCGGGTTTACAATCAAGCTGCTGGCGATCGCAAAATATTCCGATGGCGAAATCGAGGCGCGCGTGCATCCGACGATGGTGCCGTCGGCCTCTCAAATCGCGAAGGTCGACGGTGTCTACAATGCGATTCAGCTAGTGGGCGATGCTGTCGAAGATGTCGTGCTGTATGGCCGGGGCGCCGGGTCGATGCCGACGGGAAGTGCGGTCGTGAGTGATGTCATGGCCATCGCGCGCAATCTGCTCAAGGATGCCGCCGGTCGTGTCCCGCCTGCATCCTACCAGCCCGATCAGCGGCGGCCGTTGCGCATGCGACCGATGGAAGAAATTACCTCGCTCTACTATATTCGCTTTATGGTGCTCGACCGGCCGGGCGTGTTGTCGCAGATTGCGGGGGTGCTGGGTCGTTATGGGATCAGCATTTCGTCGGTGCTGCAGCAGGGACGCAAAGAGGGGCAGACGGTGCCGGTGGTGATCATGACGCATATGGCAAAAGAGCGGGATATTCAGAACGCGCTCCGTGAAATCAATCCGATGTCCTACATCTCCGAGCCCACGACGCTGATCAGAGTCGAAGGGCGTGATGAATGAATGTGTCTCTCCCGTTGTGCTGAGAGGATGGTCGAATAGATTGTTATGAATCGTTGGCGTGGGATCATCGAAGAATATCGGAAGTTCCTGCCGGTTACGGCGCAGACCCCTGTGATCACACTGGGCGAGGGCAATACGCCACTGATCCGCGCGGCGCGGCTCGCGAAGAAAATCGCTCCGGGGATCGATCTGTATCTGAAGTATGAAGGCATGAATCCCACCGGATCCTTCAAAGACCGCGGTATGACCATGGCGATCTCCAAGGCTGTCGAGGGGGGCGCGCGGGCGGTCATTTGCGCCTCCACCGGAAACACGTCTGCCTCCGCTGCGGCGTACGGGGCCAGGGCGGGCATTGCCGTGTATGTGCTCATTCCGGCCGGCAAGATCGCGCTGGGGAAGTTGTCGCAGGCGATGATGCATCAGGCCACCGTCATTCAAGTCGAAGGAAATTTTGACCAGGCGCTGACCATCGTCAAAGAGCTGTCGGCGACCTACCCCGTTGAGTTGGTCAACTCCCTGAACCCCTTCCGGATCGAAGGACAGAAAACGGCGGCGATGGAGATTTGTGACGATCTCGGCGATGCACCGGCTATGCATGTACTTCCTGTAGGGAATGCAGGTAATATCACCGCCTATTGGAACGGCTATCGGGAGTATCGTGCGTCCAATCAGACGACGCGGTTGCCTCGGATGATGGGATTTCAGGCCGCTGGTGCGGCGCCGATTGTCTTGGGCCATATCGTCGAAGAGCCACAGACGGTGGCCACGGCGATCCGAATCGGCAACCCGGCCAGTTGGCAATCGGCTCTCACTGCGGTGAAGGAGTCGTCCGGTGCCATTGATATGGTCACCGACGAAGAAATTCTGCATGCCTATGCGTTGGTGGCCAGTGAGGAAGGTGTCTTTTGCGAACCAGCCTCCGCTACCTCCGTGGCCGGTGTCATTAAATTGAGTCAGGCCGGACAATTAAAAGAAGGTGCCACGGTTGTGTGTACGTTGACCGGGCATGGTTTGAAGGATGCCGATACGGCGATCGGCATTTCACGTCAGCCTCAAACGGTGAAAGCCACCCGCGATGATGTGGCCCGCCTCCTTCATGTCTGATTACCTCAGGAACATTGCATGAAATATTTGATCCTGCATGCCGACGGGATGGCAGATCTCGCGTGTCCGGAACTCGGTGGAAAAACCCCGCTTCAAGCGGCCGCAACTCCGAACCTTGACCAGATCGCCCAGCGTGGCGAGGTGGGGTTGTTGAGCCTTCCCTCGGAAGCCGGAGCCGCTGGAAGTGATGTCACCAGTGTGGCTGTGCTGGGATATGATCCGAAAAAGTATTATCCGGGCCCCGGTCCGCTGGAGGCGGCCGGTCTCGGCGTCACGGTGGGTGAGCAGGACGTGGTGTTCCGGTGCACCATGGTGACGGTGCGGGGGGAGTCTGCCTCCGGTAGCAAAGATCGAGCAACCGACATCAAGAAACTCGGGCCGCATGTCCTCATGGAGGACGCGACCGCCGGTCTCATCGACACGGAGCAGGCTCGTGAGTTGCTCGAAGCGGTGAATGAGCAGCTTGGCTCGGAATCGATTCAGTTCTACCCCGGTTCCGGGCATCGACACCTCATGGTCTGGGTCGGAGGAAAAT from Nitrospira sp. ND1 includes the following:
- a CDS encoding LapA family protein — translated: MIRLILVGTLLLLALSFFLQNQEQEVTLRYFFGLRSASILIYKPILAAFGVGLLVSGILLFPAWVRGRIELRRKTKALQEAEVDLERLRQALDKAARRVGTSSDIPAEGEPSDG
- the tsaE gene encoding tRNA (adenosine(37)-N6)-threonylcarbamoyltransferase complex ATPase subunit type 1 TsaE, which produces MLRSPKHTHRLGRCLGTLLQGGEVLALFGELGAGKTSLVKGIADGLLAEPTDVSSPTFTLIHEYRGRLPLVHSDLYRLTAAQLEDTGLNDYLDGHTVTAIEWADRWGDGLPSDRLDVHLSHRPPAARRAILTARGPAARRLLDALRSRLSANRPTRAAQQTRVQLNRPRRASH
- a CDS encoding NAD(P)H-hydrate dehydratase codes for the protein MIPIVTAEQMRALDQRTITEALVPSLTLMERAGAGVVTHLEARYAPLAGKSVIILCGKGNNGGDGFVVGRLLRRKQAQVHILLLASPEDLSRDAKTMYQRFLRSAGKSAVTCPADVETIQQRLATGDILVDAILGTGLSTPVTGLYRDAIEAITAVGRPTVAVDLPSGLHADTGAVLGAAVRADLTVTLGLPKAGLYSGSGIDCAGTVRLVDIGIPASFVEAIGSRLMLLTDTAARAALPPRRPSAHKGTYGHLGVIAGSVGKTGAAAMAALSALRIGTGLVTAAIPSSANDILEAKLLEVMTLPMPETKARTFARSGLDRLLAFAGARDAVAIGPGLTTHPETVDLVQELVKRIDKPCVLDADALNALAGKSSLLTECKRPPIITPHPGEMARLETEATTQSVNEDRLGTATRFARERGVFVILKGARTVIARPDGLAAICPTGNPGMATAGTGDVLTGMVGGLLAQGLAPWDAACAATYFHGLAGDLAAQHLGQAGMIASDLIQHIPHALAPTTHT
- a CDS encoding pyridoxine 5'-phosphate synthase, yielding MARLGVNIDHVATLRQARGGTDPDPLTAAILVELAGADGLVVHLREDRRHIQDRDLTMLREIVRTKLDLEMAADDAMAKIALSVKPDLVTLVPERRQELTTEGGLDVANHRDRIQKIVDLLRDGGIPTSLFVEPSLDQIKAAHKIGAAYVELHTGRYSNAKRSKEEDEEFEAITQAAKLAYKLGLGVNAGHGLTYKNVKRLAKLPEIVEFNIGHSIIARSVMVGLVQAVREMRELIA
- the alaC gene encoding alanine transaminase encodes the protein MAIGDGFYRIKRLPPYVFAQVQTLKLEARQRGEDIIDFGMGNPDQPTPPHIVDKLIEASRKAKNHRYSASRGITKLRHAITGWYKRNYDVDLDPETEAIVTIGSKEGIAHLALATIGPGDVVLTPTPTYPIHMYSFIIAGGEVRGIELRQDSDFFDDLLRVYRQTLPRPRILVINFPHNPTTAVVDLEFFKKIVAFAKEHDVIVIHDLAYADIAFDGYKAPSFLQVPEAKDVGVEFYTLSKAYNMPGWRVGFCVGNREVVGALAKLKSYLDYGIFQPIQIASTVALNGPQDCVKEVVQRYQNRRNVLVNGLNRIGWPVALPRATMFVWARIPDPFRHMGSLEFSKLLLREAKVAVSPGIGFGEGGDEFVRFALVENEHRTRQALRGIRKVLNLDDQES
- a CDS encoding homoserine dehydrogenase, which produces MKSEIGVGLIGFGTVGTGVARVLIENAELIRRRVGVPVTLVRIADLDITRDRGIAIPPGVLTTDIQQVLTDPRVDIVIELMGGYDLAKRVILDAVQRGKHVVTANKALLAVHGEEIFAAASRQGIDLGFEASVGGGIPVIRALMEGLAANNIQSIYGIINGTSNYILSRMTSEGQRFDVVLEEAKRAGYAEADPTFDVAGIDSAHKLTIMVSLAYGTPVNFKEIYTEGITGLTPLDIAYAKEFGFTIKLLAIAKYSDGEIEARVHPTMVPSASQIAKVDGVYNAIQLVGDAVEDVVLYGRGAGSMPTGSAVVSDVMAIARNLLKDAAGRVPPASYQPDQRRPLRMRPMEEITSLYYIRFMVLDRPGVLSQIAGVLGRYGISISSVLQQGRKEGQTVPVVIMTHMAKERDIQNALREINPMSYISEPTTLIRVEGRDE
- the thrC gene encoding threonine synthase → MNRWRGIIEEYRKFLPVTAQTPVITLGEGNTPLIRAARLAKKIAPGIDLYLKYEGMNPTGSFKDRGMTMAISKAVEGGARAVICASTGNTSASAAAYGARAGIAVYVLIPAGKIALGKLSQAMMHQATVIQVEGNFDQALTIVKELSATYPVELVNSLNPFRIEGQKTAAMEICDDLGDAPAMHVLPVGNAGNITAYWNGYREYRASNQTTRLPRMMGFQAAGAAPIVLGHIVEEPQTVATAIRIGNPASWQSALTAVKESSGAIDMVTDEEILHAYALVASEEGVFCEPASATSVAGVIKLSQAGQLKEGATVVCTLTGHGLKDADTAIGISRQPQTVKATRDDVARLLHV